A stretch of DNA from Anaerobacillus isosaccharinicus:
GAGAAGGATTTTATCAATTGTGCCCAAGGTGTACCGTTGCGAAAATTCAATTGAACCAACCACTAGGCTGACTGAATCATGCCGGGAAGCAGGATGCAGCCGTGGATATAGCGGCAAGTCGTATTGGCTATCGCTAGTGGATATCATGTAGAGATGATATCCGTTGAAGTACCTCTCCCTTGAACTATCCCAACCTGAGTCGATGTCAGGTTGAGAATATCGACGAGGATGAGTACAATTCGTTAGTCCTTGGGCACTACAATCACAAATAGGTTTGCTCCTTGGGTATCTCGCTGTTTCCACGGGTGTCCCATCTCCAACAACACCAAGGGAATGGGGATCCCCAAGCAAACCCAATCTCGCTGAAACTTCAAGAAATTGAGATTGAAAAAACGCGTATAATTGATCTCCCGGCAATTGTTTTTGTTTTGAGCCATTGCGTAAATGACGATCCACTAATTTTCTAATAATACCAGGGTTTCTAGGAGTTGCTTTTTCACCCTTTTTCGGTTTTTTCTTCTTCTTCTTTTTTCGTTTGAGCTTAATAAAAGGTTTTACATTAGCCTTCTCAAAACCTGATAGCCGTCTGAAGAAGTCATAAAAAGTACCGACACCTGGAACATCCCCAGGTTCAAAGCCGCTAAGGATCGTGTAAAGAGGAACACGATGGAGTTGGTTCACCCATTCTGTAATACTCAGGGTCGGACTTGTCAATAAACACAAAAGATAAGAGCGAAGCATGGAAGCAGGATCACGTGGCTCAGGACCTTTAACTGAATATGAATCATGAAGCCACGTAGTGGTAAACGAAAGATCCGTGATCCATAACTTCGAGATAATAGTCCAATCTTTTTGTACGAGAGTCAGTATACCGCCTGAGTAATGAGTATTTAATTGGTCTAAAACGAAGTTTTGATATGAGATATGTGGTATTAGCGCAGGTTTCATTTAAATCCCCCATTTCACCGTATTGTTAGGAAGTCAATTCCTCCTCGGCGATTATTGGGGTTCCACTAAAAAGTCAAGTGTTTTTTTAGTTTTTTTATGATATTTTTCAACAATTAATTTCCAATTGAAGAAGAAAACTAAAGTAAAAATCCCACCTAGAAATAGGAGGGATACAAATAAATTGGTTCAAGAAAACCTTGAGCCACAAGGCTCGGCAAATGCCGAGAGTCTATTAATTAAAAAGGAGGTACCTACAATGGCAAAAGTAATTCTACAATCAATTTCACTTGAAAATGGAGAAACTATTTCCTATCGTGAGCGAACGGGAGGAGAAGAAAAGCTATTACTCATTCATGGAAATATGACTTCGTCAAAGCATTGGGATTTACTTATTGATGCGCTGGATGAAAGATTTAAAGTCTATGCAGTCGATATGAGAGGGTTTGGTGGGTCTAGTTATCATCAGCGAATAAACTCTATTCAAGACTTTACCGATGAAGTAAAACTATTTGTGGATAGTATCGGTTTAGATACGTTTTCTGTTATGGGATGGTCAACTGGTGGGGCGGTTTCCATGCAATTAGCTATTGATTATCCGGACCGTGTCAATAATCTCAT
This window harbors:
- a CDS encoding transposase, with amino-acid sequence MKPALIPHISYQNFVLDQLNTHYSGGILTLVQKDWTIISKLWITDLSFTTTWLHDSYSVKGPEPRDPASMLRSYLLCLLTSPTLSITEWVNQLHRVPLYTILSGFEPGDVPGVGTFYDFFRRLSGFEKANVKPFIKLKRKKKKKKKPKKGEKATPRNPGIIRKLVDRHLRNGSKQKQLPGDQLYAFFQSQFLEVSARLGLLGDPHSLGVVGDGTPVETARYPRSKPICDCSAQGLTNCTHPRRYSQPDIDSGWDSSRERYFNGYHLYMISTSDSQYDLPLYPRLHPASRHDSVSLVVGSIEFSQRYTLGTIDKILLDAAHDAEPIYELLDHHNVEPFIDLNVRTKKNFSTQSDIQISPLGVPICPIGMEMKPNGFDKSQNRQKWRCPLACGTKNTCSTPCSKAKYGRTFHTFKQDNLRLFTKTPRSSEKWKLIYKRRTSVERSNKREKVDYHLESGRHRSTKMWYVRLYSIMMCQHIDAWYSSQKETLNIQEIIFSKSA